A region of Ammoniphilus sp. CFH 90114 DNA encodes the following proteins:
- a CDS encoding ribonuclease J codes for MSESVVSIFALGGLGEIGKNMYVIQFEDEIVVVDSGGKFPEEDMPGIDLVIPDISYLIQHKGKIKGIFLTHGHEDHIGALPYVLKQVNVPVYGAALTIGLVEAKLKEHRLLRETKLHVIDPEQTLPFEKISLSFFRTNHTIPDSLGIAVHTPHGTVVHTGDFKFDLTPIGNSADIAKMAQLGENKQVLALLSDSTNSEREGGTPSEKVVGEAIDHIFHLAQGRILFSTFASNVYRLQQVVQAAVRYRRKIALIGRSMEKVFEIAQRLGYIKAPEGMLIDARDIDRYKAEEIVILCTGSQGEPMAALTRIAQGSHRMVKIIPGDTVVYSSSPIPGNDVNINRSIDLLFRAGADVKYGSHLEIHASGHGSQEDLKLMLNLMKPKYFIPIHGEYRMLVQHAKLAEEVGIASENTFILENGDVFRHTKSPTQATVIIERNKNQNNPSVQSGIVLVDGSGIGDVGNIVLRDRKRFAQDGIMIVVLTVDMKERKVLAGPDLVTRGFVYVRESEDMMREATQLTRQTVHQLLEKGITSWAEWKQQISNTLTPYFISKTNRSPMMMTIIMEPETTPPLDEQTSTSS; via the coding sequence ATGTCTGAATCCGTTGTTTCTATCTTCGCATTAGGAGGACTAGGCGAGATCGGAAAGAACATGTACGTTATTCAATTTGAAGATGAGATCGTTGTCGTGGACAGCGGGGGGAAGTTTCCTGAAGAAGACATGCCGGGAATTGATTTAGTCATTCCAGATATCTCTTATCTCATTCAACATAAGGGTAAAATTAAAGGAATCTTCTTAACCCATGGACATGAGGACCATATCGGAGCCCTACCCTATGTGTTAAAACAGGTGAATGTACCCGTATATGGAGCGGCTCTCACCATAGGATTAGTGGAAGCGAAACTAAAGGAACACCGCTTATTGCGTGAGACCAAACTTCATGTCATTGATCCAGAACAAACGCTCCCATTCGAAAAGATTAGCTTATCCTTCTTTAGGACGAACCATACAATACCTGATTCCCTAGGCATTGCTGTTCATACACCACATGGAACGGTGGTTCATACGGGCGACTTCAAGTTTGATTTAACCCCGATTGGAAACTCAGCTGACATCGCCAAGATGGCTCAGTTGGGAGAGAACAAGCAAGTATTAGCACTTTTATCGGATAGTACCAACAGTGAAAGAGAAGGAGGTACTCCATCTGAAAAAGTGGTGGGCGAGGCTATAGATCATATTTTTCACCTCGCTCAAGGCAGGATCTTGTTTTCAACGTTTGCTTCCAATGTCTATCGTTTACAGCAGGTCGTTCAAGCCGCTGTTCGTTATAGAAGGAAAATTGCGTTAATTGGCCGCAGCATGGAGAAAGTCTTTGAGATTGCTCAACGCTTAGGATACATTAAGGCACCGGAAGGCATGTTGATTGACGCAAGGGATATAGACCGATATAAGGCAGAAGAAATCGTTATTCTTTGTACCGGAAGCCAAGGTGAACCTATGGCTGCATTAACGCGTATTGCCCAAGGTTCTCATCGGATGGTGAAGATTATTCCTGGAGATACGGTTGTCTACTCTTCTTCGCCAATTCCAGGTAATGACGTAAATATCAATCGCTCGATTGACCTGCTGTTCCGTGCAGGAGCAGACGTCAAGTACGGCAGCCACCTAGAAATTCATGCATCTGGACATGGCAGTCAAGAAGATTTAAAGTTAATGTTAAATCTTATGAAGCCAAAATATTTTATTCCGATTCATGGCGAATATAGGATGCTGGTTCAACACGCTAAACTGGCTGAGGAAGTTGGGATTGCATCTGAGAACACATTCATCTTAGAGAATGGCGATGTATTCCGTCATACGAAGTCACCTACTCAAGCTACCGTCATCATCGAAAGAAACAAGAATCAAAACAACCCTAGCGTTCAATCGGGAATTGTCTTAGTTGATGGCAGTGGAATTGGTGATGTGGGGAATATTGTGCTCCGAGATCGCAAGAGGTTTGCCCAGGATGGAATCATGATTGTGGTGCTTACTGTGGATATGAAGGAGAGGAAAGTTTTGGCGGGTCCTGACCTCGTAACCAGAGGATTTGTCTATGTTCGTGAATCAGAGGACATGATGCGAGAAGCCACTCAGCTAACGAGACAAACCGTACATCAATTATTGGAAAAAGGAATCACGTCTTGGGCAGAATGGAAGCAACAAATTTCAAATACGTTGACACCTTATTTTATTTCCAAAACAAACCGAAGCCCCATGATGATGACGATCATTATGGAGCCCGAAACTACACCACCATTAGATGAACAAACCTCCACCTCTTCTTAA
- a CDS encoding PAS domain S-box protein, whose protein sequence is MSNPIVDAFEILERITDAFFALDEQWNFTYINAEATRLLFRSREDLIGKNVWEEFPEATQLPFYEQYHKAVREQIPVTFDSYYSPLKSWYDVRAYPSSNGLSVYFQDITKKKMVSAKSEQHYKSLFEHNPNAVFSFDLEGNYLSVNPAMERLLGYSEEEYLHHSFMPLVSEDDQERTMKHYKMAAEGTTQHYETKALHKDGSIVYVDVTNMPIIVDYEVVGVYGVARDITSTKKAEAALKQKTQQLEFLIDHNVDPILIFSLQGNVIRVNKAFEETFGWSKVEILSLGLYQLPIVPTEYLHEVRECEAEVRRGKQIIGLETRRLRKDGQILNVMLYISPIEDAKGNLNGWSVTLRDITAWKRSQELLQNTEKLSVAGQLAAGIAHEIRNPITAIKGFVQLMRSGYGEKKEYFDIMSSEIERIEHILSELLILAKPQVSRFESKDIRSLIAQVITLLDTQAILKNVEIVTEVHSEFTHLPCDENQLKQVFINFIKNAIEAMPTGGKLLIQIQSTNREILFIRFIDEGIGMPEEVLAKLGQPFFTTKDKGTGLGYMISKKIIENHFGEVHIRSELNKGTTIEISFSLQTKERA, encoded by the coding sequence AGATTTAATAGGGAAGAATGTTTGGGAAGAATTTCCTGAGGCCACACAACTACCATTTTATGAACAGTATCATAAGGCGGTTCGAGAACAAATACCGGTAACCTTTGACTCTTACTACTCCCCATTGAAATCGTGGTATGATGTAAGGGCCTATCCTTCGTCTAATGGACTATCGGTTTATTTTCAGGATATAACAAAGAAAAAAATGGTATCGGCTAAAAGTGAACAACATTACAAGTCTCTTTTTGAACATAATCCTAATGCCGTCTTTTCATTTGATTTAGAAGGGAATTACCTGAGTGTTAATCCTGCGATGGAACGGCTATTAGGTTACAGTGAGGAAGAATATTTACATCATTCCTTTATGCCACTGGTATCTGAAGACGATCAAGAAAGAACCATGAAACATTATAAGATGGCCGCAGAAGGTACAACGCAGCATTATGAAACAAAAGCGCTACATAAGGATGGATCTATCGTCTATGTTGATGTAACGAATATGCCCATTATTGTTGATTATGAGGTTGTTGGTGTTTACGGCGTTGCTCGGGACATCACCTCAACGAAAAAAGCAGAAGCTGCACTTAAACAGAAGACACAACAACTCGAGTTCCTTATTGACCATAATGTAGATCCCATTCTTATCTTTAGCTTGCAAGGGAACGTCATCCGTGTGAATAAGGCATTTGAGGAAACCTTTGGTTGGTCAAAAGTGGAGATTCTAAGCCTCGGATTATATCAATTACCCATTGTTCCGACCGAATATCTTCATGAAGTAAGAGAGTGCGAGGCAGAAGTTAGAAGGGGAAAACAAATTATAGGACTTGAAACTAGACGCCTTCGAAAAGACGGGCAAATATTGAACGTTATGTTGTATATTTCTCCTATTGAAGACGCCAAAGGGAACCTGAACGGGTGGTCGGTTACTTTACGAGATATCACAGCTTGGAAACGATCGCAAGAATTATTGCAAAATACTGAAAAACTATCGGTGGCTGGTCAGCTAGCAGCTGGAATCGCTCATGAGATTCGGAATCCGATTACCGCTATCAAGGGATTTGTACAATTAATGAGATCGGGATATGGAGAGAAGAAAGAGTACTTCGATATCATGTCTTCAGAAATTGAACGAATCGAGCATATTCTTAGTGAGTTGCTGATTCTAGCGAAGCCCCAGGTCAGTAGGTTTGAAAGTAAAGACATTAGATCATTAATAGCGCAGGTGATCACCTTACTAGATACCCAAGCGATTCTAAAAAATGTGGAGATTGTCACGGAGGTTCACTCCGAGTTTACCCATCTTCCGTGCGATGAGAATCAATTGAAGCAGGTCTTTATCAACTTTATTAAGAATGCGATTGAAGCGATGCCTACAGGTGGTAAACTACTCATTCAAATTCAAAGTACTAACCGAGAAATACTGTTTATCCGTTTTATCGATGAAGGAATAGGGATGCCGGAAGAAGTTTTGGCTAAGCTAGGCCAACCGTTTTTTACAACGAAGGACAAAGGTACGGGTCTAGGTTATATGATAAGTAAAAAAATTATTGAGAACCACTTTGGTGAGGTTCATATCAGAAGTGAACTGAATAAAGGAACTACCATTGAGATTAGTTTTTCATTACAAACAAAAGAAAGGGCTTGA
- a CDS encoding SulP family inorganic anion transporter, whose protein sequence is MNYKQEWFSNIRGDILAGITVALALIPEAIAFSIIAGVDPMVGLYASFCIAVIIAFVGGRPAMISAATGAMALLMVNLVKDYGLEYLLAATVLTGIIQFLLGVLKVGRFITFVPHSVMIGFVNALAILIFMAQLPHFVGESWQMYVMVAATLAIIYILPRFTKAVPSPLIAIIVMTIIAIYGGFNGRTVGDMGEITRALPVFHLPNIELSLQTLWIILPYSITLAIVGLLESLLTATIVDEMTETKSSKDKEVKGQGIANMITGFFGGMAGCAMIGQSVINVQSGARGRLSSLVAGVFLLFLIIVLGDIVKQIPMGALVGVMIMVSIGTFDWQSLKILPRTPRPDAVVMIVTVAIVVATHDLAKGVLAGVVMSALIFGWKMTKMKTTTKLENGAKIYKVTGQMFFGTMSHFVDQFNFNEDPDQIIIDFSSSHVWDHSAVTAIAKVIYKYQKLDKHVEIIGLNEESQKLVNQVGLSAPSGH, encoded by the coding sequence ATGAATTACAAGCAAGAATGGTTCTCGAATATTCGAGGTGATATACTGGCAGGAATAACAGTAGCTCTCGCCTTGATTCCAGAGGCTATCGCTTTTTCCATCATTGCTGGTGTTGACCCGATGGTCGGATTGTATGCATCTTTTTGTATTGCTGTCATCATTGCATTTGTCGGAGGACGTCCCGCCATGATCTCCGCTGCTACGGGGGCTATGGCTTTACTCATGGTTAACCTTGTAAAGGATTACGGCTTAGAGTATTTATTGGCTGCAACGGTTTTAACCGGAATTATTCAATTCCTTCTAGGAGTATTAAAAGTAGGAAGGTTTATCACCTTTGTTCCGCATTCCGTCATGATTGGATTCGTGAATGCCTTAGCGATACTGATCTTCATGGCACAGTTGCCTCACTTTGTAGGTGAATCTTGGCAGATGTATGTTATGGTTGCGGCCACATTAGCCATCATCTATATCCTACCTCGATTTACAAAAGCTGTTCCGTCACCACTCATCGCCATCATCGTGATGACTATCATCGCTATTTATGGAGGCTTTAATGGACGAACAGTTGGAGATATGGGAGAAATTACGCGGGCCTTACCCGTATTCCATCTCCCTAACATTGAGTTATCTCTACAGACATTGTGGATTATCTTACCTTATTCCATTACGCTTGCTATTGTAGGGTTACTGGAATCTCTACTAACCGCAACCATTGTAGATGAAATGACCGAGACGAAAAGCTCTAAAGATAAAGAGGTCAAAGGGCAAGGAATTGCAAACATGATTACGGGTTTCTTCGGTGGAATGGCAGGTTGTGCCATGATTGGCCAATCCGTCATTAACGTTCAATCTGGTGCTCGGGGCCGTTTATCCTCTCTCGTGGCTGGGGTGTTCTTGTTATTTCTTATCATCGTACTTGGTGACATTGTAAAGCAAATTCCTATGGGCGCACTAGTCGGAGTCATGATCATGGTATCCATTGGAACTTTTGATTGGCAGTCTCTTAAGATTCTACCTAGAACTCCTCGCCCTGACGCCGTCGTCATGATTGTCACCGTTGCTATTGTAGTAGCAACACACGACCTTGCTAAAGGGGTTCTAGCTGGGGTAGTGATGAGTGCTTTAATCTTCGGGTGGAAAATGACGAAGATGAAAACAACAACAAAGCTCGAAAATGGGGCGAAAATTTATAAAGTAACCGGGCAGATGTTCTTCGGAACGATGAGTCATTTTGTAGATCAATTTAACTTTAACGAAGATCCAGATCAGATTATTATTGATTTTAGCAGCTCTCATGTTTGGGACCATTCCGCCGTGACTGCCATTGCTAAAGTGATCTACAAGTATCAAAAGTTAGATAAGCACGTTGAAATTATCGGACTAAATGAAGAGAGTCAAAAGCTTGTGAATCAAGTAGGATTATCGGCTCCTTCTGGACATTAA